TGCCTACCTGTACTCGTTGGAGGTAATGGTGGTTAAgactggggctgtgggaggcctTTTGCCCCATCCAGCAGCCCCACCTGCTTTAGCATGGGTGCAGGGCAGACATGGACCTCTGAGCTCCCTAGTCAGTTGGACTGAAGTGTTCCCAGCCTGATTTTTTTCAACCCTTGCTGGGGCAGCCCAGATTTGAGGAGCAGACCCCATGGGCAGGGTGGGTTTCTCCTTGCTAATGGCAGAAACCTGTACTTTCTCAGTCTCTCTGCTTGTGTCCCTGAGGTGGGCCACTGTGGCATACAAGGGCCTTCCTGTGGATAGGCAGGCTGTGGGGGGCTCAGGCCATGAAGGGTGCCTCACGCCAGTGCTTGGCTCTGCAGGTGAGGCTGACTGCACAGACGGCAGCTGGGCCTGTGTCTGACTTCTACACTCTCCCCGTGGGGATTCGCACTGTAGCTGTCACAAAGAACCAGTTCCTCATTAATGGAAAACCTTTCTATTTCCATGGGGTCAACAAACATGAGGATGCAGACGTGAGTTGGGGCTCCTGTGTAACTGTGGGGGCTGTTTCTCATCCTTACCTTCCCTGTGCCCCCGAGCAGTTGAGGGTAGCTCAGAGCAGTTCAGCCAACTGCCCAGAACTGCTGCCTGATGGGCCCTGTGCTTGTCTGGATAGAGGGTAATGGGCCCAGTGCTAGCAGGAAACGCATCTGGGACACGGGGTGGGGGTCATGTTACTCTGCTGTCCCCTAGATCCGAGGGAAGGGCTTTGACTGGCCACTGCTGGTGAAGGACTTCAACCTGCTTCTGTGGCTTGGTGCCAATGCCTTCCGTACCAGCCACTACCCCTATGCGGAGGAGGTGATGCAGCTCTGTGACCAGTACGGGATCGTGGTCATCGATGAGAGCCCTGGCGTGGGCATCGTGCTGGTGTGAGTGCCCACTGCCCATGCTGCTCAGCCCGCCACCTGGGCAGGCCATAACgggcttttttttctcccctgccccatagCCAGAGCTACGGCAACGTGTCTCTGCAGCACCACCTGGAGGTGATGGAGGAGCTGGTACGCAGGGACAAGAATCACCCAGCTGTTGTCATGTGGTCTGTGGCCAATGAGCCCACTTCCTTCCTGCAACCTGCAGGTTACTACTTCAAGTGAGTGCCCCCgcctgccctggcctgggtcAGAGGAGAGACCTCACCTTCAGCCCCGCTAAGCCTTGGCTGGCGGCCTTTGGAGAGTCAAGGTCTCCCTGAGGGGTGTGTGCTGTGCTCGAGTCAGCATCCAGCTCCCAGCCCAGACCTGAGAGCGTATCCAGACCTGTTCAGTTCAGGAAACCAGGTCCCTACCCAGCTAAGCTGTGGTTTCAGCTGAGTGAGACTCTGCCCGCTTTTCACACCTGAAATGAAATTCAGAGGTGACCTAACCTACTAAcattcaaattaagaaaaaaaatagtggcaTGGCCTAACTGATATAAAGGAGAGTCATTGATAAAATACTCCATGAATGCATGGGCCTGACTCCCCAGAAGACCGAGTGCAGGGGTCAGATGCTTACACCTACTTTTGTAGTCTCGTGAAAGCATAGCTTCAAAAGCTGACAGTAGTGATACCACAAACAGCGTTCCCTTCAGTGCCATGCATTTCTGAAATGGTGAACCGCTCTAGGTGAAGTTTCGAATAAAACTAGGTATACTCTTCCCTCACTTTTAACAGTATCTCCCTTCCTGGGAAATTTAGTGTGTGTTAAAACTTCAAAAACACCCAGTGTCTGATGCCTTggtttcatctgtaaagtggagttAAGCTTCATAGTACCAGCTTATTTGCCCACATAATTACAAACAGGTTTTTCAACGACTTGCATATCCTAACTATTCTAAAGTTTCATTATTGGGCAGGGCTAGGCCACCTACAGTTCCTGGTTCCAGTAGCTCCTTCCTCCCACatctcccccacacccctgcccctgcgTTCCAATAGAAATGAACACCACTTGGGGACAGTGTTTCTCAGTGGGAGGGTGGaactctcccccactcccagcccagtGTTTTCCTAGGTTCCTTTTCTTCCAGTCCTGCAGAGGAGAATTAATTCACTTGCTGCATGAGGCTATCAAAATAGTCCCTGAGGCACACTGCTTGCAAGTTTCACAGAGTGGCTTTGAGCTGAGCCACGTCTATAGAAGGCTCTAGAAGTGACCCACtgggacagagtgacccacagcTCAGAGCATGCAGCCCCAGAGTGCATGGGGCGTAGGAGTGTGTCGAGCCAGGGCTGGTGAACAGTGCTTTGTTGTGAGGGTGAAAGAAGTGTATGTAGGCTCCCAGGAATGGGTGCCTGAGGTTCCGGGTGGGCTCTTTTTGggaggtggaaagaaggagaTACATGATTTTTGGAGCCACAGGGATGGGGGCCAGACATATATAGAGCTGCCTGGGCTAGAGGAGCTCAGCTAGGCTCCGAAGCTCCCAGGTGACGACCAGGCTGTTTCAGAGTGTGGGTTGCAGAACTAAGTGTAGGGGGTACCTGTTCTGGCCCATGGAAACCACCACCTTAGAATGAGGAGAGCAATTATGGGGAGAGAGGGTCACTAGCTGTGAGGAAGAGTAGAAGAAAATAGGCTTACACAGTGATTGAGGGTGTCCTGGTCTGACAGGTTCCTCAGCTGGGAAGCCTCTTCATCCCTCCTTGGTTAATGCAATTCAGCATTAATGCTGCTTCTATCAGCTATCACCGACTGTCCACTGTCAGTTATGTGTCCTGTTACTGTCTCCCGGAACTCGCTTTCCTGCCACCACTTGTAGTTGTGATTTCTGGCATCTGCAAGTgtccctgctccccctgctccGTGAGGCAGGGGGCGTAGCTGTTGAAGGCCCTAGAGGCTGCCCCACACACAGCGCATACCCTGCCCCCTAACACCACTTCCCTAAGGATTTGTTCAGTTAACGCCCACCCTAACCCACGCCCCATCCACTCCTGTTTTTGAGGGCTCTTCCAGAGATTCAGAACCAGGTTTGGGCAGTGCCCAACCCAAGGACCTCAGCTCTGGGCCTGCTTTTCCCTGTGAGGTAGCCtctttgggggttggggggtggtgtGTAGGAtttggggagggagaaaatgtgGTGTCGGGACATGATCGCAGACTAGAGGAACATGGTTGCTCACCTAAAATACTCTTAGAGGTAAGGAGGAGAGCGGTGTTTTTTTTccgggggctgggagggcggggCCAAGAGGTAGGTACAACAGCCCTTCTGGCCTGACAGGAACCCTGCCTTCTGCCCTCTGTGGACAGGACGCTGATTGcccacacaaaagccttggatcCCACCCGGCCCGTGACCTTTGTGACCAATGCCAACTGTGAAGCAGACCTGGGGGTAAGCCTGGGGGGCCCCCACAGCACTCtcatcccctccaccctgtcttCAAGTTTGGCCTTGAGCTCCAATGAACACTTTTGAGTCCAAGCCTCCCgatgcaggccccccccccccccgtcagtgGGAACACCCTGCATGGCGTGAGCCTTATGGTGCCAGGCCTCGGGCGTTAGGGAAACTTGTACAGCAGGAGCCTCTGTGGCAGGAGGGGAGCTCCTGGATCAGTGTGACTGGAAGAACCAGGAGCTGCCAGTGCAGCATTTTCATAGATGGTCTCTAGGTTAAAGATAACTACCTGCCTATTCACCAGGCAGAGTGGCTTCATAAGTCTGAGGAGTCCGGACCCAGGGATATTCAATTTGTTCTCCGTCCATGTTCTACCTGCATCAGTTTAATTTCACGGGCCTCAGTGTATTATGCTCAATAAAGAGCAAAGGATTAAGGGAGCATAAAGCTGCCATTGTGTGGTGCTTCACAATCATCGGAACCACTGCGAAAAACTTTTTGCAAGTGCAAATGTCTGGATGTTGAGATCCTGATTTAGTCAGCCCAGGGTGggaattgtgttttttaaaagctcttcagTGATTCCAGGCACCCACCCGCTTTGGGAGCCACTGACCAGGTCCTGGTTGAAAATTGAAGGGGCAGGCTCCCACAGCTGGCTGGACCACATGGCCTCCCTCGCTGCCCCTGGCACAGCAGCCCCTCAGGGACAATGCCTTCAGTTGCCCTGACGTTGAAAAatgggagcaaaaaaaaaatgttccttctCTGGAGAGCAAGGCCAGTACCTAGGAGAAAAGTGCTATAGAAAGCGAAATCATctagagagagaacagaagacaCACTGTATACAAAAGTAAATTGGGAATGCTCATTTTAGCATGGATGGAGAAAAGCATGGAGCCCTGGTGCTCCCTTGCCATCTCCGAAAACACCCCTTCAAAGAAACATAAAGACTGGGCTGAAACACCAGCATGGTATGAGGAAACCCTCCGTGTGCTCAAGGCCAAGTGACACCTTCTGGTCTAGTCCTTCTGTTGCAAGGCTCACCTGGTGGGATGTGTGACCCATGTACATGTGTCCACCCAGAGGTCCCTCCCTCAGCTCCTTCCTCCTGTCTGCATCTTTCCGCCACCACAGTTGGGAGAGGCCACAGTCACTTGGGAAAGACAGGCCCCATCAATCCCAGGGCCGGGTCTGGAGGCGAACCATGTTCAATTGATGTTAGAGACTAGACACTGGCCTGTTTGGTCTTTGCCAACAAGTCCTGAGCGTTGCACTGTTTAGACTCAAGCCCACATTACAGCCTCATTACGGCCCACAGCGCTAGCCCCGGAATGGTATGGTGAATTAGGATTCTTTGTGAGGAGAAAAACTGCATCTATCCATCAGATGGGAACATTCTTCCAGGGCCAGGTGAGGGAGGACCAGTGCCAGGAGCACTCCCTGGGGAACAGCAAGGCCAGCTCACTGGGCGCCTGCCCTGCCTCAGCCCTCCACCAAGCTGCGGCCGGGCCAGGTGCGTCAGTCCAGGGTTGTGGACTTGCTCCTTTCAGATCACTTCTTGGCTATGTGTCTTATACTTGTAAGCATCGAAATCATTTTCTAGATCCCCTTTTTACCTGCTCCGCCAGAAGAGCCCCTGCGTATGAGAGTTGTAACACCATTACACAGTGTTCTGGTTTGTGAACAAGCTTTAACGCTCTTGTCCTAGGCGCCATACGTGGATGTCATCTGTGTGAATAGTTACTACTCCTGGTATCATGACTACGGGCACCTGGAGGTGATTCCACTGCAGCTGGCCACCCAGTTTGAGGACTGGTATAAGACCTATCAGAAGCCAATTATTCAGAGCGAGTATGGGGCAGACTCTATTGCAGCATTTCACCACGTAAGTTGTATAAGacgttgtttatttttttcactctcttGGGCAGTGGTGTCACTCATTGCCCCAAGTTAGAAACGTACCTTCTTCCCTGTCCCTCACACCTCCCTGCAGTTCTCCACTTACTCAGCCTGTCTCTCTGCACACATGCCTGCCCGCAACTGAGGCCTCTCCCCGCTTGCTTTGTCCTCAGAGGCAGCctcttttcttttggaattttttaaatcctcactggaggacttGTCCATTGATCCTAGGGAGGattagggaagggagagagagaaacatctatctgttgcctcttgtatgtgccctgatcagggatcgaaccc
This sequence is a window from Phyllostomus discolor isolate MPI-MPIP mPhyDis1 chromosome 3, mPhyDis1.pri.v3, whole genome shotgun sequence. Protein-coding genes within it:
- the GUSB gene encoding beta-glucuronidase isoform X2; translation: MDPGPGHKSGAENWQRPLLCHCGLVYYQIFIQGSDHFQLEVYLLDKDGKVVAQGTGGQGQLRVPSAHLWWPYMMHEHPAYLYSLEVRLTAQTAAGPVSDFYTLPVGIRTVAVTKNQFLINGKPFYFHGVNKHEDADIRGKGFDWPLLVKDFNLLLWLGANAFRTSHYPYAEEVMQLCDQYGIVVIDESPGVGIVLVQSYGNVSLQHHLEVMEELVRRDKNHPAVVMWSVANEPTSFLQPAGYYFKTLIAHTKALDPTRPVTFVTNANCEADLGAPYVDVICVNSYYSWYHDYGHLEVIPLQLATQFEDWYKTYQKPIIQSEYGADSIAAFHHDPPLMFSEEYQKSLLEQYHLVLDEKRKEYVVGELIWNFADFMTDQSPQRVLGNKKGIFTRQRQPKSTAFLLRERYWKLANETRYQPWAAKSLCEKEPVYSVKQELPLH